Proteins encoded by one window of Microbacterium testaceum:
- a CDS encoding gamma-glutamylcyclotransferase family protein: MSDGSGTESLFTYGTLQLPEVQLDTFGHRVEGAEDALAGYRLEWTDIADEGVARLSGLDRHPILRRTDDPRDRVFGRVLRVTPEELDAADEYEVSLYRRASVVLASGIRAWVYVAA; this comes from the coding sequence GTGAGCGACGGTTCGGGCACGGAGTCCCTCTTCACCTACGGGACGCTGCAGCTGCCCGAGGTGCAGCTCGACACCTTCGGGCATCGCGTCGAGGGCGCAGAAGACGCCCTGGCCGGCTACCGCCTCGAGTGGACCGACATCGCCGACGAAGGGGTTGCGCGCCTGTCCGGCCTCGACCGGCACCCGATCCTGCGCCGCACCGACGACCCCCGCGACCGCGTGTTCGGACGCGTGCTGCGCGTGACGCCCGAAGAACTCGACGCCGCCGACGAGTACGAGGTCTCGCTCTACCGCCGCGCCTCCGTCGTCCTGGCCAGCGGCATCCGCGCCTGGGTCTACGTGGCCGCATGA
- a CDS encoding SixA phosphatase family protein: MIQLVLARHAKSDWADEGLDDHDRPLNDRGRRDAPAMARTVVRKGVRPEVVLSSTALRARQTAEAFARAFDAEVVEHAELYLAEPAQLLASARAAGVDEVMVVAHDPGMSALVSRLADRDERMVTCAVAIFTWHEGTWDDVDATPPDEFELLTP; this comes from the coding sequence ATGATCCAACTGGTTCTGGCGCGGCATGCGAAGTCGGACTGGGCCGACGAGGGTCTCGACGACCACGACCGTCCCCTCAACGACCGCGGCCGACGCGATGCACCGGCGATGGCCCGGACCGTCGTGCGCAAGGGCGTCCGCCCCGAGGTCGTGCTCTCGAGCACGGCGCTGCGCGCCCGACAGACCGCCGAGGCGTTCGCTCGCGCGTTCGATGCCGAGGTCGTCGAGCACGCCGAGCTCTATCTCGCCGAGCCCGCGCAGCTGCTCGCCTCCGCGCGCGCCGCAGGGGTCGACGAGGTGATGGTGGTCGCTCACGACCCCGGGATGAGCGCCCTGGTGTCGCGCCTCGCCGATCGCGATGAGCGCATGGTCACGTGCGCGGTGGCGATCTTCACGTGGCACGAGGGAACGTGGGACGACGTCGACGCCACCCCTCCCGACGAGTTCGAACTGCTGACGCCCTGA
- a CDS encoding IclR family transcriptional regulator: MSDIPRPQVPAADQTLRILSLLARQPGPMAAQSISTTLGIPRSSVYHLLATLEQHGYVVHLPGDRRWGLGTAAFELGGGYARQQPLARLGRPLLAGLSDRVGESAHLAVLAGRDVLYIVEERAPRRPALVTDVGVRLPAHLTATGRAMLAALPREQVRALFPDATALTQRHGAGPATPRELREVLRLVRADGHASENGEVTPGFRSVAAAVLDHAGWPAAAVAITWPADGPPREAAALASAASGTAAELARRIGRHA; encoded by the coding sequence ATGTCAGACATTCCCCGTCCGCAGGTCCCCGCCGCCGACCAGACGTTGCGGATCCTCTCGCTGCTCGCGCGCCAGCCCGGCCCGATGGCCGCACAGTCGATCTCCACGACCCTCGGCATCCCCCGCTCGAGCGTCTATCACCTGCTCGCGACCCTCGAACAGCACGGCTACGTCGTGCACCTGCCCGGCGATCGACGGTGGGGTCTCGGCACCGCGGCGTTCGAGCTCGGCGGCGGCTACGCCCGGCAGCAACCCCTCGCCCGCCTCGGCCGGCCGCTGCTGGCAGGGCTCTCCGACCGGGTCGGCGAGTCCGCGCACCTCGCCGTGCTGGCCGGCCGCGACGTGCTGTACATCGTCGAAGAGCGCGCCCCGCGTCGCCCCGCGCTCGTGACCGACGTGGGCGTGCGCCTGCCCGCGCACCTCACCGCGACGGGTCGGGCGATGCTCGCGGCGCTTCCTCGCGAGCAGGTGCGGGCGTTGTTCCCGGATGCCACGGCCCTCACCCAACGCCACGGCGCCGGCCCCGCGACCCCGCGCGAACTGCGCGAGGTGCTTCGGCTGGTGCGGGCAGACGGCCACGCGAGCGAGAACGGCGAGGTGACGCCCGGATTCCGCTCCGTCGCCGCCGCGGTGCTGGATCACGCCGGGTGGCCCGCCGCGGCCGTCGCGATCACGTGGCCGGCCGACGGCCCGCCGCGCGAGGCCGCGGCACTGGCGTCAGCGGCATCCGGAACCGCCGCCGAGCTCGCCCGTCGCATCGGCCGGCACGCCTGA
- a CDS encoding arginase family protein has product MSALSVDPLWPRAGDWPAPDEKTAPDAVLLGVPAWRTSLSPTGAGETPAAVREALRRFSPTVLGPPPLDLTAALTIVDAGDVDDPDGRDGEARVRAAVAALSAARLVIALGGDNSATYGVAQGRGVGGLITLDAHFDLRDGESNGSPVRRLIADGLDPRRIVQIGIADFANSAAYAQRALDAGITVITLDEVRRRGIDEVVAESLRIARGTGASPANGPVGWAEGHAVASPTGDPTTRISAPAPGDAAAAASGIHLDIDVDVCDRSVAPGCPASVPGGLAAWELRALVRGLARDPGVTSADIVEVDATADTPDARTVRLAALCVLELLAGMAERR; this is encoded by the coding sequence ATGAGCGCCCTGTCCGTCGACCCGCTCTGGCCGCGCGCCGGGGACTGGCCCGCCCCCGATGAGAAGACGGCGCCGGATGCCGTCCTGCTCGGGGTCCCCGCGTGGCGCACGTCCCTCTCCCCGACCGGCGCGGGCGAGACACCGGCGGCCGTGCGCGAGGCTCTCCGGCGCTTCTCGCCGACGGTGCTCGGCCCCCCGCCTCTCGATCTCACCGCCGCACTGACCATCGTGGACGCCGGCGACGTCGACGACCCCGACGGGCGTGACGGCGAGGCGCGCGTGCGCGCAGCCGTGGCGGCGCTCTCGGCGGCCCGTCTGGTGATCGCCCTCGGCGGAGACAACTCCGCCACCTACGGTGTCGCCCAGGGACGCGGAGTCGGGGGTCTGATCACCCTCGACGCGCACTTCGATCTCCGCGACGGAGAGTCGAACGGCTCCCCCGTGCGGCGACTCATCGCCGACGGTCTCGACCCGCGCCGCATCGTTCAGATCGGCATCGCCGACTTCGCGAATTCGGCGGCGTACGCGCAGCGCGCTCTCGACGCGGGCATCACCGTCATCACGCTCGACGAGGTGCGTCGCCGCGGCATCGACGAGGTCGTCGCCGAGTCGCTGCGCATCGCCCGCGGCACGGGCGCATCGCCGGCGAACGGACCCGTGGGGTGGGCGGAGGGCCACGCGGTCGCGTCCCCGACCGGTGACCCGACGACCCGGATCTCCGCCCCCGCGCCGGGCGATGCCGCGGCAGCGGCCTCCGGCATCCACCTCGACATCGATGTGGACGTGTGCGACCGCTCGGTCGCCCCGGGCTGCCCCGCGAGCGTCCCGGGCGGACTCGCCGCCTGGGAGTTGCGCGCCCTCGTGCGCGGGTTGGCCCGAGACCCCGGCGTGACGAGCGCCGACATCGTCGAGGTGGATGCCACGGCAGACACTCCCGACGCCCGCACCGTGCGATTGGCCGCGCTGTGCGTTCTGGAGCTCCTGGCAGGAATGGCGGAAAGACGATGA
- a CDS encoding urocanate hydratase, producing MTDTTTTGATPVDISPKVGTSEPSAGSAVEPGTDTATAAIAGVPASAPRSPIRAARGSERTAKSWGAEAAKRMLMNNLDPEVAERPDDLVVYGGTGRAARSWEAYDAIVRTLDELEPDETLLVQSGKPVGVFRTHEWAPRVLIANSNLVGDWATWPEFRRLEELGLTMYGQMTAGSWIYIGTQGILQGTYETFAAVATSLGRESLAGTLTLTAGCGGMGGAQPLAVTMNGGAVLIVDVDRTRLDRRVAHGYLDEVASDLDAAIERVTAAREAGEALSVGVEGNAAEVFPELLARGIRIDIVTDQTSAHDPLSYLPVGVSVDQWQAEAARDPEDFTRRARESMAAHVKAMVGFQDAGAAVFDYGNSIRREAELGGYDRAFAFPGFVPAYIRPLFAEGKGPFRWVALSGDPEDIAKTDRAVAELFPEDAALHRWLDKAGKQVQVEGLPARICWLGYQERHLAGLKFNEMVAAGELSGPIVIGRDHLDAGSVASPYRETEAMADGSDAIADWPLLNALLNTASGASWVSIHHGGGVGIGRSIHAGQVCVADGTELAAEKLARVLVNDPGTGVMRHVDAGYDRAREVAAERGLTVPMW from the coding sequence ATGACCGACACGACAACGACCGGCGCGACGCCGGTTGACATCTCGCCCAAAGTCGGCACCTCAGAACCGAGCGCCGGATCGGCGGTGGAGCCGGGAACGGACACCGCGACCGCAGCGATCGCCGGGGTCCCGGCATCCGCTCCCCGCTCTCCGATCCGCGCGGCGCGCGGCTCCGAGCGCACCGCGAAGAGCTGGGGCGCCGAGGCCGCCAAGCGCATGCTCATGAACAACCTCGACCCCGAGGTCGCCGAGCGTCCCGACGACCTGGTCGTCTACGGCGGCACGGGCCGGGCCGCGCGATCGTGGGAGGCGTACGACGCGATCGTGCGCACGCTCGACGAGCTCGAGCCCGACGAGACATTGCTCGTGCAGTCGGGCAAGCCGGTGGGCGTATTCCGCACGCACGAGTGGGCGCCGCGCGTGCTCATCGCGAACTCGAACCTCGTGGGCGACTGGGCGACGTGGCCCGAGTTTCGCAGACTCGAAGAGCTGGGGCTCACGATGTACGGGCAGATGACGGCCGGGTCCTGGATCTACATCGGCACGCAGGGCATTCTGCAGGGTACGTACGAGACGTTCGCGGCCGTCGCCACCTCGCTCGGCCGCGAGTCGCTCGCCGGCACCCTCACCCTCACCGCCGGGTGCGGCGGCATGGGCGGGGCGCAGCCGCTCGCCGTGACGATGAACGGGGGAGCGGTGCTCATCGTCGACGTCGACCGCACGCGTCTCGACCGCCGCGTCGCCCACGGCTACCTCGACGAGGTCGCTTCCGATCTCGACGCGGCCATCGAACGGGTGACCGCGGCACGCGAGGCGGGTGAGGCGCTGTCGGTCGGCGTCGAGGGCAACGCGGCCGAGGTGTTCCCGGAGCTTCTGGCGCGCGGCATCCGGATCGATATCGTCACCGACCAGACCAGCGCGCACGACCCGCTGTCGTACCTGCCGGTCGGCGTCTCGGTCGACCAGTGGCAGGCCGAAGCCGCCCGTGACCCCGAAGACTTCACCCGCCGCGCGCGCGAGAGCATGGCGGCCCACGTGAAGGCGATGGTGGGGTTCCAGGATGCCGGGGCGGCGGTGTTCGACTACGGCAACTCGATCCGCCGCGAGGCGGAGCTCGGCGGCTACGACCGCGCGTTCGCGTTCCCCGGTTTCGTGCCCGCGTACATCCGTCCGCTGTTCGCCGAGGGCAAGGGGCCGTTCCGCTGGGTCGCGCTCTCGGGTGACCCCGAAGACATCGCCAAAACCGACCGCGCCGTGGCCGAGCTCTTCCCCGAGGACGCAGCGCTGCACCGCTGGCTCGACAAGGCGGGAAAGCAGGTGCAGGTCGAGGGCCTGCCCGCGCGCATCTGCTGGCTCGGCTACCAGGAACGCCACCTGGCGGGCCTCAAGTTCAACGAGATGGTGGCCGCGGGCGAGCTGTCGGGACCCATCGTGATCGGCCGCGACCACCTCGACGCGGGGTCTGTCGCCTCGCCCTACCGCGAGACCGAGGCCATGGCCGACGGCTCGGACGCCATCGCCGACTGGCCCCTGCTCAATGCCCTGCTGAACACCGCGAGCGGAGCGTCGTGGGTGTCGATCCACCACGGCGGTGGGGTGGGGATCGGCCGCAGCATCCACGCGGGACAGGTGTGCGTCGCCGACGGCACCGAGCTCGCCGCCGAGAAGCTCGCCCGCGTGCTCGTCAATGACCCGGGCACCGGAGTCATGCGCCACGTCGACGCCGGCTACGACCGCGCTCGCGAAGTCGCGGCCGAGCGCGGCCTGACGGTGCCGATGTGGTGA
- the hutH gene encoding histidine ammonia-lyase: protein MNTSVTVGSQPLTPQDVVAVARHDARVTVNDDALQRVADTRALIEGLADDPQPHYGISTGFGALATTFIAEDRRAQLQASLIRSHAAGTGSEVEREVARALMLLRLQTLATGRTGVRPIVVETYAAVLNAGITPVVREYGSLGCSGDLAPLSHVALAVMGEGEVRDATGDLRSAADALAAAGIAPVALREKEGLALINGTDGMLGMLLLALHDLEMLLTTADVSAAISIESQLGTDAVFAADLMALRPQLGQAASAANLRAFLAGSPIVASHRGPECTRVQDAYSLRCAPQVHGAARDTMTHAAQVAERELASAVDNPVVTVDGRVESNGNFHGAPVAYVLDFLAIAVADVASMSERRTDRALDVARSNGLPPFLADEVGVDSGLMIAQYAAAGIVSELKRLAAPASVDSIPSSAMQEDHVSMGWAGARKLRRAIDGLARVLAIEVLTGCRALDLRAPLQPAAATGAVRDLVRMRVEGPGPDRFVSPEIEAVTDLVASGAVARAALARIPGGAVTA, encoded by the coding sequence ATGAACACGAGCGTCACCGTCGGATCCCAGCCCCTCACCCCCCAGGACGTCGTCGCCGTCGCGCGCCACGACGCGCGGGTGACGGTGAACGACGACGCTCTGCAGCGGGTGGCCGACACCCGCGCCCTCATCGAGGGGCTCGCCGACGACCCGCAGCCGCATTACGGGATCTCGACCGGCTTCGGTGCGCTGGCGACGACCTTCATCGCCGAGGACCGGCGCGCCCAGCTGCAGGCGAGCCTCATCCGCTCGCACGCCGCTGGCACCGGCTCCGAGGTGGAGCGCGAGGTCGCGCGCGCCCTCATGCTGCTGCGCCTGCAGACCCTCGCGACCGGCCGAACCGGCGTGCGACCGATTGTCGTCGAGACCTACGCCGCCGTGCTCAACGCCGGGATCACCCCCGTCGTGCGCGAGTACGGCTCGCTCGGCTGCTCGGGTGACCTCGCTCCGCTGTCGCACGTGGCCCTCGCGGTGATGGGCGAGGGGGAGGTGCGCGATGCCACAGGTGACCTGCGATCCGCCGCCGACGCGCTCGCCGCCGCGGGGATCGCCCCGGTCGCCCTGCGCGAGAAGGAGGGCCTCGCCCTCATCAACGGCACCGACGGCATGCTCGGCATGCTGCTGCTGGCCCTGCACGACCTCGAGATGCTGCTCACCACAGCCGACGTCTCGGCGGCGATCTCGATCGAGTCGCAGTTGGGGACGGATGCCGTGTTCGCGGCCGACCTGATGGCGCTCCGCCCGCAGCTCGGCCAGGCGGCATCCGCGGCGAACCTCCGCGCGTTCCTCGCCGGCTCGCCCATCGTCGCGAGCCACCGCGGGCCCGAGTGCACGCGCGTGCAGGATGCCTACTCGCTGCGCTGCGCGCCCCAGGTGCACGGCGCCGCGCGCGACACGATGACCCACGCGGCGCAGGTCGCCGAGCGCGAGCTGGCCTCCGCCGTCGACAACCCTGTCGTCACCGTCGACGGGCGCGTCGAGTCGAACGGCAATTTCCACGGCGCTCCCGTCGCGTACGTGCTGGACTTCCTCGCGATCGCGGTTGCCGACGTGGCGTCGATGTCGGAGCGCCGCACCGACCGCGCGCTCGACGTCGCGCGGAGCAACGGGCTGCCGCCTTTCCTCGCCGACGAGGTGGGGGTCGACTCGGGCCTGATGATCGCGCAGTACGCCGCCGCGGGAATCGTGTCGGAGCTCAAGCGACTCGCTGCCCCCGCCTCGGTCGACTCGATCCCCTCGAGCGCCATGCAGGAGGACCACGTCTCGATGGGGTGGGCGGGTGCCCGCAAGCTCCGTCGCGCGATCGACGGGCTCGCCCGCGTGTTGGCGATCGAAGTGCTGACCGGATGCCGTGCCCTCGACCTGCGCGCGCCTCTCCAGCCCGCGGCGGCCACCGGCGCCGTCCGCGACCTCGTCCGTATGCGGGTCGAGGGCCCCGGCCCCGACCGCTTCGTCTCGCCCGAGATCGAGGCGGTCACCGACCTCGTCGCCTCGGGCGCGGTGGCCCGCGCCGCGCTCGCTCGCATCCCCGGCGGGGCCGTCACCGCGTAG
- a CDS encoding DUF445 domain-containing protein: protein MARTPTRALSPADQERRRALRVMKGVALGALIAMALVFAVSFSLQREVEWLQYVRAAAEGGMVGALADWFAVTALFRHPLGLPIPHTAIIPRRKDEIGRQLGEFVETNFLEGDVVRTKLESTPLSARAGAWLTDPAHAERVAAEGATLASSVLTALSDDDVQGLIEDLAREHLLSPDWGPSIGGWLERVVGSGAHHGAVDLALDNIAIWLGNNRDTFQGLVSRRLPAWVPSMAARLVDDTVYREAVQFVDAVRADPRHQARGAIDGYLGRLADSLQHDPATMVRLEEAKAAVFDSPRVRQLAADAWNTAKAGLLRSLADPESALRRRASAALAEVGVRLQRDEALQKRVDGWVTDAAVFVVGRYRHDIASIITDTVERWDAEETTEKIELMVGRDLQYIRLNGTIVGALAGLVIFTVAHLVWGS from the coding sequence ATGGCGCGCACGCCGACCCGGGCGCTGAGCCCGGCCGACCAGGAGCGCCGCCGCGCTCTTCGGGTGATGAAGGGGGTCGCTCTCGGCGCGCTGATCGCGATGGCCCTCGTCTTCGCCGTGTCGTTCTCGCTGCAGCGCGAGGTCGAGTGGTTGCAGTACGTCCGCGCGGCGGCCGAGGGCGGCATGGTGGGCGCCCTGGCCGACTGGTTCGCGGTCACCGCGCTGTTCCGGCACCCGCTGGGCCTTCCCATCCCGCACACGGCGATCATCCCGCGACGAAAAGACGAGATCGGGCGCCAATTGGGCGAGTTCGTCGAGACGAACTTCCTCGAGGGCGACGTCGTGCGCACCAAGCTCGAGTCCACGCCCCTCTCGGCGCGGGCCGGGGCCTGGCTCACCGATCCCGCACACGCCGAGCGCGTGGCCGCCGAGGGCGCGACGCTCGCGTCGAGCGTCCTCACCGCGCTGAGCGACGACGACGTGCAGGGTCTCATCGAAGACCTCGCCCGCGAACATCTCCTCTCCCCCGACTGGGGCCCCTCGATCGGCGGATGGCTCGAACGCGTCGTCGGCTCGGGCGCTCACCACGGCGCCGTGGATCTCGCCCTCGACAACATCGCGATCTGGCTCGGCAACAACCGCGACACGTTCCAGGGGCTGGTCTCGCGTCGACTCCCGGCCTGGGTGCCCAGCATGGCCGCACGGCTCGTCGACGACACCGTGTACCGCGAAGCGGTGCAGTTCGTCGATGCGGTGCGCGCCGATCCTCGGCACCAGGCGCGCGGTGCGATCGACGGTTATCTCGGGAGACTGGCCGACAGCCTCCAGCACGACCCGGCGACGATGGTGCGTCTCGAAGAGGCGAAGGCCGCGGTCTTCGACAGCCCGCGGGTGCGGCAGTTGGCGGCCGACGCCTGGAACACCGCCAAGGCCGGCCTCCTGCGTTCGCTCGCCGACCCTGAGAGCGCCCTGCGTCGCCGCGCCTCCGCCGCCCTCGCCGAGGTCGGCGTCCGCCTGCAGCGCGACGAGGCCTTGCAGAAGCGGGTCGACGGCTGGGTCACCGATGCGGCGGTGTTCGTCGTGGGGCGGTACCGGCACGACATCGCGTCGATCATCACCGACACCGTCGAACGCTGGGACGCCGAAGAGACCACCGAGAAGATCGAGCTCATGGTCGGGCGCGACCTGCAGTACATCCGTCTGAACGGCACGATCGTCGGTGCTCTCGCAGGCCTGGTGATCTTCACGGTCGCCCACCTGGTGTGGGGATCATGA
- the hutI gene encoding imidazolonepropionase, which translates to MLTNVGELTTNVPVAGDPCGTLRDAAVLVRAGRVEWTGLTTEASDAAGLTADARIEVIDAGGRAVIPGFVDSHTHLVFGGDRAEEFAARMEGKRYAAGGIRTTVAETRSASDDELRQRVRSLVAECRAQGTTTLEIKTGYGLDVATELRLARLAAEVTDEVTFLGAHVVAPEFAGRADEYIDLVVGEMLDAVSPLVRWVDVFCETGAFTAAQSRRVLEAGRAKGLGIRVHGNQLGAGDGVALAVSLDAASVDHCTFVSDADVTALAASDTVATLLPGVEFSTRQPYPDARHLLDAGVMVALASDCNPGSSFTSSMPLMIALAVREMGMTPAEAVWAATAGGARALRRTDVGVIRPGARADLVLLEAPTRVHLAYRPGVPLVRTVWKDGAEV; encoded by the coding sequence CTGCTGACGAACGTCGGCGAGCTCACCACCAACGTCCCCGTCGCGGGCGACCCCTGCGGAACGCTGCGCGACGCGGCGGTCCTCGTGCGCGCGGGGCGCGTGGAGTGGACGGGGCTGACGACCGAAGCTTCGGATGCCGCGGGCCTCACCGCCGACGCGAGGATCGAGGTGATCGATGCCGGCGGTCGCGCCGTGATCCCCGGGTTCGTCGACAGCCACACGCACCTCGTCTTCGGCGGCGATCGGGCCGAGGAGTTCGCAGCGCGCATGGAGGGGAAGCGGTACGCGGCGGGAGGGATCCGCACCACCGTCGCCGAGACACGGTCCGCCTCCGACGACGAACTCCGCCAGCGCGTGCGCTCCCTCGTCGCCGAGTGTCGCGCGCAGGGAACGACGACGCTCGAGATCAAGACGGGCTACGGCCTCGACGTCGCGACCGAGCTGCGGCTCGCGCGACTCGCCGCGGAGGTCACCGACGAGGTCACGTTCCTCGGCGCCCACGTCGTCGCGCCCGAGTTCGCCGGGCGCGCGGACGAGTACATCGACCTCGTGGTGGGCGAGATGCTCGACGCCGTGTCGCCGCTCGTCCGCTGGGTCGACGTCTTCTGCGAGACCGGCGCGTTCACGGCCGCCCAGAGCCGGCGCGTGCTCGAGGCGGGCCGGGCGAAGGGGCTCGGCATCCGGGTGCACGGAAACCAGCTCGGCGCCGGGGACGGGGTGGCACTCGCCGTGTCCCTGGACGCCGCCTCCGTCGATCACTGCACCTTCGTCTCGGATGCGGACGTGACCGCGCTCGCCGCATCCGACACCGTCGCGACCCTGCTGCCGGGGGTGGAGTTCTCGACGCGCCAGCCGTACCCCGACGCGCGGCACCTTCTCGACGCGGGAGTGATGGTCGCGCTCGCGAGCGACTGCAATCCGGGATCGAGCTTCACCAGCTCGATGCCGCTCATGATCGCCCTCGCCGTGCGCGAGATGGGGATGACGCCTGCCGAGGCGGTGTGGGCCGCCACCGCGGGCGGTGCGCGAGCACTGCGGCGCACGGATGTGGGCGTGATCCGTCCCGGCGCGCGCGCCGACCTCGTGCTGCTCGAGGCCCCGACCCGCGTGCACCTCGCCTACCGGCCGGGTGTGCCCCTCGTGCGGACTGTGTGGAAGGACGGGGCCGAGGTCTGA
- a CDS encoding acyl-CoA dehydrogenase family protein, protein MTSFDPARYLPDDLLARIRERAVVHDRENTFPHDDLDELRKAGYLGILVPSELGGTGLSLAEASLLQQRLAGAAPATALAVNMHLVWTGVAKVLSDRGLDDLAFVQRGAAAGEVFAFGISEAGNDLVLFGSDTEARPDGRGGYTFTGTKIFTSLSPVWDHLGVHGLDETSPEGPRMVFAFLDRSDDVVARDDWDTLGMRGTQSRTTELRGAHAPADRVIRRVVPGPQPDPLVFGIFAVFEILLASVYTGIARRAIELAVEAATSRRSKKTGTTYANDPDIRWRVADMALAYDALPPQLASLASDVDTLVDHGARWFTLLSGVKYRAVAMAKEVVDDAILVGGGSAYFSRHELSRLYRDVLAGMFHPSDSESAHSTAATAWLGPVTD, encoded by the coding sequence ATGACCTCGTTCGATCCGGCTCGGTACCTGCCCGACGACCTGCTCGCGCGCATCCGTGAGCGCGCCGTGGTGCACGACCGCGAGAACACGTTCCCTCATGACGACCTCGACGAGCTGCGGAAGGCCGGGTATCTCGGCATCCTGGTGCCCAGCGAACTCGGCGGCACGGGGCTGAGTCTCGCCGAGGCGTCGCTCCTGCAGCAGCGCCTCGCCGGGGCGGCGCCCGCCACGGCCCTGGCGGTGAACATGCACCTCGTGTGGACCGGCGTCGCGAAGGTGCTGAGCGATCGTGGGCTCGACGATCTCGCCTTCGTCCAGCGCGGCGCGGCCGCGGGCGAGGTGTTCGCCTTCGGTATCAGCGAGGCGGGCAACGACCTGGTCCTGTTCGGCAGCGACACCGAGGCTCGCCCTGACGGGCGGGGCGGCTACACGTTCACGGGGACGAAGATCTTCACCTCGCTGTCCCCCGTCTGGGACCACCTCGGTGTGCACGGGCTCGATGAGACCTCGCCCGAGGGCCCCCGCATGGTGTTCGCGTTCCTCGACCGCAGCGACGACGTCGTCGCCCGCGACGACTGGGACACCCTCGGCATGCGCGGCACGCAGAGCCGCACGACCGAGCTTCGCGGTGCACACGCTCCGGCCGACCGGGTCATCCGCCGCGTCGTCCCGGGGCCCCAGCCCGATCCCCTCGTGTTCGGCATCTTCGCCGTCTTCGAGATCCTGCTGGCGTCCGTCTACACGGGCATTGCGCGGCGGGCCATCGAGCTCGCGGTCGAGGCGGCGACCTCGCGCCGATCCAAGAAGACCGGGACCACCTATGCGAACGACCCCGACATCCGGTGGCGCGTCGCCGATATGGCGCTCGCGTACGACGCGCTCCCGCCGCAGTTGGCCTCGCTCGCCTCCGACGTCGACACCCTCGTCGACCACGGCGCGCGCTGGTTCACCCTGCTGTCGGGCGTGAAGTATCGCGCCGTCGCCATGGCGAAAGAGGTCGTCGACGACGCCATCCTCGTCGGCGGCGGTTCGGCGTACTTCTCACGCCACGAGCTCAGCCGGTTGTACCGCGACGTCCTCGCCGGCATGTTCCACCCCTCCGACTCCGAATCGGCGCACTCCACCGCGGCGACGGCCTGGCTCGGGCCGGTGACCGACTGA
- a CDS encoding LacI family DNA-binding transcriptional regulator, which yields MAKAPTVDDVARVAGVSRQTVSNVVNTPDIVREATRLRVEAAIAELGYRPHAAARRLRTRRSSTIGIHLDPYAGGISGVVLDRFVHALTERAGERDMRVLLYAARTPEEEIARLGDLLEGGEVDAVVITGTFHGDPRTGWLLERALPFVSFGRPWGEDDVEAPAHLWVDVDGAAGTGAATAHLLGQGSSQIAFLGWPGGSGTGDERERGWRESAASGPRWVVEENVSAARDVVAAGLAADPGVTGIVCASDSLAIGAHLAVTLAGRPDITVIGFDNTPAVEALGLSSVEQLPEKVASGALDLLMGENGTVVAPRAPTAGAAHVLVEPRLVVR from the coding sequence ATGGCGAAGGCGCCCACCGTCGACGACGTCGCACGCGTCGCCGGCGTCTCGCGGCAGACCGTGTCGAACGTCGTGAACACCCCCGACATCGTGCGCGAGGCCACCCGCCTGCGCGTCGAAGCCGCGATCGCCGAGCTGGGATACCGCCCTCACGCCGCCGCCCGTCGCCTGCGCACGCGTCGGAGTTCCACCATCGGCATCCATCTCGATCCGTACGCCGGGGGGATCTCGGGCGTCGTGCTCGACCGCTTCGTGCACGCCCTCACCGAACGCGCGGGCGAGCGCGACATGCGCGTGCTGCTGTACGCCGCGCGCACCCCCGAAGAGGAGATCGCGCGCCTCGGCGACCTGCTGGAGGGGGGAGAGGTGGATGCCGTCGTCATCACCGGCACCTTCCACGGCGACCCGCGCACGGGGTGGCTGCTCGAGCGCGCCCTGCCGTTCGTGTCGTTCGGACGGCCGTGGGGCGAGGATGACGTCGAAGCTCCCGCGCACCTCTGGGTCGATGTGGACGGAGCGGCCGGCACGGGCGCCGCGACCGCGCACCTGCTCGGTCAGGGTTCTTCGCAGATCGCCTTCCTCGGCTGGCCGGGCGGATCCGGCACCGGCGACGAACGCGAACGCGGATGGCGCGAGAGCGCGGCTTCGGGACCGCGGTGGGTCGTCGAAGAGAACGTCTCGGCCGCACGCGACGTCGTCGCCGCAGGGCTCGCCGCGGACCCGGGAGTGACGGGCATCGTGTGCGCGAGCGATTCGCTCGCGATCGGCGCACACCTCGCCGTCACCCTCGCCGGCCGCCCCGACATCACGGTCATCGGCTTCGACAACACCCCCGCGGTGGAGGCGCTCGGCCTGTCGAGCGTCGAGCAGTTGCCCGAGAAGGTGGCATCCGGAGCGCTCGACCTGCTCATGGGCGAGAACGGCACGGTCGTCGCCCCCCGCGCCCCGACGGCGGGAGCTGCGCACGTGCTGGTGGAGCCGCGGCTGGTGGTGCGCTGA